A region of Streptomyces sp. NBC_01264 DNA encodes the following proteins:
- a CDS encoding DUF3800 domain-containing protein, with translation MSPENGAAPHRDYEVDDGGDGSTSIHFAALGIDHPHRPAAERLWWEFREELAADPHLLIPASVPLHAVELAGPRGQFRWSRSSSPVFHRRHMQEVILRGLRVIALFPGVRVRVVYRETNDYARDRPALFAALAHDLNAELAEDATYGRLIVDGDGREAALREAHRTLSPKGRYLTGDPVFEPARTRALLQAADFLAYAAYQAVAKRESRRFMWHWFAETFPDADGPRAR, from the coding sequence GTGTCTCCTGAGAACGGCGCCGCGCCCCACCGCGACTACGAGGTCGACGACGGCGGTGACGGCTCCACGAGCATCCACTTCGCCGCGTTAGGGATCGACCATCCCCACCGCCCCGCCGCCGAGCGGCTCTGGTGGGAGTTCCGCGAGGAACTCGCAGCGGACCCCCACCTCCTGATCCCGGCCTCGGTCCCCCTGCACGCCGTCGAACTCGCCGGACCCCGCGGTCAGTTCCGCTGGTCTCGGAGCAGCAGCCCCGTCTTCCACCGGCGGCACATGCAGGAGGTCATCCTCCGGGGGCTCCGTGTCATCGCCCTGTTTCCCGGCGTCCGGGTCCGCGTCGTCTACCGCGAGACGAACGACTACGCGCGGGACCGCCCCGCGCTGTTCGCGGCCCTCGCCCACGACCTGAACGCCGAGCTGGCCGAGGACGCCACGTACGGCCGGCTGATCGTGGACGGCGACGGGAGGGAGGCCGCGCTCCGGGAGGCTCACCGGACGCTCTCCCCCAAGGGCCGGTACCTCACCGGCGACCCGGTGTTCGAGCCCGCCCGCACCCGCGCCCTGCTGCAGGCCGCTGACTTCCTGGCGTACGCGGCCTACCAGGCCGTCGCCAAGCGGGAGTCCCGCAGGTTCATGTGGCACTGGTTCGCCGAGACGTTCCCGGACGCCGACGGGCCCCGCGCCCGCTGA
- a CDS encoding GNAT family N-acetyltransferase, translated as MTTATLHPAAAHATSTLRGPAVAHAPVPAPGWHEFPEFSVRPARRDDGPALAALSRPFAQAGALRERPLSLYLSRACDFLVAQAPDGTLEGCLGLREHPAAGVLYNFCVASHRQGTGMGARLLHAALARARTRGLATLFTATTGSGRLFLGHGFGPASPSRAPADWARSLDPARGARVLARSL; from the coding sequence TTGACCACGGCCACGCTGCACCCTGCCGCCGCGCACGCCACTTCGACGCTCCGCGGCCCCGCCGTCGCACACGCCCCCGTCCCCGCCCCCGGGTGGCACGAGTTCCCCGAGTTCTCGGTGCGCCCGGCCCGCCGGGACGACGGTCCGGCGCTCGCCGCCCTGTCCCGGCCGTTCGCCCAGGCCGGGGCGCTCCGCGAACGCCCGCTCTCGCTCTACCTCTCCCGCGCGTGCGACTTCCTCGTCGCGCAGGCGCCCGACGGAACCCTCGAAGGCTGCCTCGGCCTGCGCGAACACCCCGCCGCCGGCGTGCTGTACAACTTCTGCGTCGCGTCCCACCGGCAGGGCACGGGCATGGGCGCCCGCCTGCTGCACGCGGCGCTCGCCAGGGCCCGTACCCGCGGCCTGGCCACGCTGTTCACCGCGACGACCGGCAGCGGCCGCCTCTTCCTCGGCCACGGGTTCGGCCCGGCCTCCCCGAGCCGGGCACCGGCCGACTGGGCACGGTCCCTGGACCCGGCCCGGGGGGCACGGGTCCTGGCCCGCAGCCTGTAG
- a CDS encoding amidohydrolase, with the protein MLHTRLTNANILTMDPDRPFARELGIWRGRIVGLDEDVASLPAREVVDLQGATVLPGFIDSHVHLAWTGLKQSTPSVAPCRRVEDVLAVVAEAVARSAGPDGSWVDVMGYDQRALGRHLTAAELDTVSRGRRVFLMHDSGHGCVVNSAVLGLLPAGVPHQDGFLAEGAMTAARRLRLPYGQGEIADAVERAARTCLAEGVTAVAEAGIGGGLLGHSPVELGAYQLLREQGRLPLRVQLMPAGDVLRPREAHLEDGIPRALDLGMRTGFGDDWLSLGALKIYTDGGMMARTAALTAPYAGTDHTGQLQDDPERLTRLIVDGHLGGWQLAVHAIGDRAADLALGALEEAQRLRPRPDARHRIEHAGLIRPDQLPRFARLGVSAVVQPAFLHSFGDDYADVMGEERAPWMYRGRGFLDHGVTLVGSSDRPVTDGAPLRAVQFMVERASASGRPVGPDEAVTVEEALRAYTVAGAYACRWDDSAGSLTPGKRADLVVLGDDPRSVDPSRIAGIEVVATLVDGNEATDKGKL; encoded by the coding sequence ATGCTGCATACGAGGCTGACGAACGCGAACATCCTCACCATGGACCCGGACCGTCCCTTCGCCCGGGAGCTGGGGATCTGGCGGGGGCGGATCGTGGGGCTCGACGAGGACGTCGCCTCGCTCCCCGCCCGGGAGGTCGTGGATCTGCAGGGGGCCACCGTGCTGCCCGGGTTCATCGACAGCCATGTGCACCTGGCCTGGACCGGGCTGAAGCAGAGCACCCCGAGCGTCGCCCCGTGCCGGCGGGTCGAGGACGTGCTGGCGGTGGTGGCCGAGGCCGTGGCGCGGTCAGCGGGCCCGGACGGATCCTGGGTCGATGTCATGGGGTACGACCAGCGGGCCCTCGGGCGGCATCTGACCGCCGCCGAGCTGGACACGGTCAGCCGCGGGCGCAGGGTGTTCCTGATGCACGACTCGGGGCACGGGTGCGTGGTGAACAGTGCGGTGTTGGGGCTGCTGCCCGCCGGCGTCCCGCACCAGGACGGCTTTCTGGCCGAGGGGGCCATGACCGCCGCGCGGCGCCTCCGGCTGCCGTACGGGCAGGGCGAGATCGCCGATGCCGTCGAGCGTGCGGCCCGGACCTGCCTCGCCGAGGGCGTGACGGCCGTCGCGGAGGCGGGCATCGGGGGCGGGCTGCTCGGGCACAGCCCGGTGGAGCTCGGCGCCTACCAGTTGCTGCGGGAGCAGGGGAGGCTGCCCCTGCGGGTGCAGCTCATGCCCGCCGGCGACGTACTGCGGCCGCGCGAGGCGCACCTCGAGGACGGCATCCCCCGGGCCCTGGACCTGGGCATGCGCACCGGGTTCGGCGACGACTGGCTGTCGCTGGGCGCGCTCAAGATCTACACCGACGGCGGGATGATGGCCCGTACGGCCGCGCTCACGGCCCCATACGCGGGTACGGACCACACCGGGCAGCTCCAGGACGACCCCGAGCGCCTCACCCGGTTGATCGTCGACGGCCACCTCGGCGGCTGGCAGCTCGCCGTCCACGCCATCGGGGACCGCGCGGCCGACCTCGCGCTCGGCGCGCTGGAGGAGGCGCAGCGGCTGCGGCCCCGGCCGGACGCGCGGCACCGGATCGAGCACGCCGGGCTGATCCGCCCCGACCAGCTCCCGCGCTTCGCGCGCCTGGGCGTCAGCGCGGTCGTCCAGCCGGCCTTCCTGCACTCCTTCGGGGACGACTACGCGGACGTGATGGGCGAGGAGCGGGCTCCCTGGATGTACCGGGGGCGCGGGTTCCTGGACCACGGGGTGACCCTCGTGGGGAGTTCCGACCGGCCCGTCACCGACGGGGCCCCGCTCCGGGCGGTCCAGTTCATGGTCGAGCGCGCCTCCGCCTCCGGGCGGCCGGTCGGGCCGGACGAGGCGGTCACCGTCGAGGAGGCGCTGCGCGCCTACACGGTCGCCGGTGCGTACGCCTGCCGGTGGGACGACAGCGCCGGCAGCCTCACCCCGGGCAAGCGCGCCGATCTGGTGGTCCTGGGTGACGATCCGCGGTCCGTCGATCCCTCCCGGATCGCCGGCATCGAGGTCGTGGCGACATTGGTCGACGGAAACGAAGCGACGGACAAAGGAAAGCTGTGA
- the argC gene encoding N-acetyl-gamma-glutamyl-phosphate reductase — protein MTVRVAVAGASGYAGGELLRLLGSHPGVEIGALTAHSSAGRALGSVQPQLPEFADRILLDTSAASLRGHDVVFLALPHGQSAALAAELEPGTLVVDCGADFRLRDPSAWERFYGTAHAGTWPYGLPELPGARAELKGATRIAVPGCYPTAVTLALFPAYAAHLVEPEAVIVAASGTSGAGRALKAHLLGAEVMGSMSPYGVGGGHRHTPEITQNLSRAAGAHVSVSFTPTLAPMPRGILATCSARLSPAAELLTEGEVRAVFEAAYADQPFVRLLPPGQWPTTAAVLGSNTAQVQIAVDPDARRLICVSAIDNLTKGTAGGAVQSMNIALGLPERQGLPMNGVAP, from the coding sequence ATGACCGTACGGGTCGCGGTGGCCGGGGCCAGCGGCTACGCGGGCGGGGAGCTGCTCCGCCTGCTGGGCTCGCATCCCGGCGTGGAGATCGGTGCGCTGACCGCGCACAGCAGCGCGGGGCGTGCGCTGGGGTCCGTGCAGCCGCAGCTCCCGGAGTTCGCCGACCGGATCCTCCTGGACACCTCCGCCGCTTCCCTGCGCGGCCACGACGTGGTGTTCCTCGCGCTGCCCCACGGCCAATCGGCGGCACTGGCGGCCGAGTTGGAGCCCGGCACGCTGGTGGTGGACTGCGGCGCCGACTTCCGGCTGCGGGACCCGTCGGCCTGGGAGCGGTTCTACGGCACCGCCCACGCCGGCACCTGGCCGTACGGACTGCCGGAACTGCCGGGAGCCCGCGCGGAATTGAAGGGGGCCACCCGGATCGCCGTTCCCGGCTGCTACCCCACGGCGGTCACCCTGGCCCTGTTCCCCGCCTACGCGGCGCACCTGGTCGAGCCCGAGGCGGTCATCGTCGCCGCCAGCGGAACCTCCGGCGCCGGACGCGCGCTCAAGGCGCACCTCCTCGGCGCCGAAGTCATGGGCTCCATGAGCCCGTACGGAGTCGGCGGCGGCCACCGGCACACCCCGGAGATCACCCAGAACCTGTCCCGCGCGGCCGGCGCGCACGTGAGCGTCTCCTTCACGCCCACCCTGGCTCCCATGCCCCGGGGCATCCTCGCCACCTGCTCGGCCCGTCTGAGCCCGGCCGCGGAGCTGCTCACGGAGGGGGAGGTGCGCGCCGTGTTCGAAGCCGCCTACGCCGACCAGCCGTTCGTACGGCTGCTGCCGCCCGGCCAGTGGCCCACGACCGCCGCCGTCCTCGGCTCGAACACCGCCCAGGTGCAGATCGCCGTGGACCCCGACGCCCGCAGGCTGATCTGCGTGAGCGCCATCGACAACCTGACGAAGGGCACCGCCGGTGGCGCGGTGCAGAGCATGAACATAGCCCTCGGCCTGCCGGAACGGCAGGGCCTGCCCATGAATGGAGTGGCTCCGTGA
- a CDS encoding 4'-phosphopantetheinyl transferase family protein, with protein sequence MTAAAADRAAGTDAPAPPWLTSPGPGLWAARVSLYADRARESEGMLDDAERARLQGLRRAGDRDQYRVAHVVLRQLLGERLGVDPARVRFFRERCPGCGGPHGRPAVVGVPLHFSLSHAGDAVLMAFADGPVGVDVERRPAPAVAAQVASELAEVLHPAERAELSALPAGERPAAVARCWSRKEAYLKGVGIGLGGNPALTYVGTGAAPSAPPGWAVADVPAFPGYVAARAVRTGQLGPDA encoded by the coding sequence ATGACGGCCGCCGCGGCGGACCGGGCGGCGGGCACCGACGCACCGGCGCCGCCCTGGCTCACCTCTCCCGGACCGGGGCTGTGGGCCGCGCGCGTGAGCCTGTACGCGGATCGGGCGCGGGAGTCGGAGGGGATGCTCGACGACGCCGAGCGGGCCCGGCTCCAGGGGCTCCGGCGCGCGGGCGACCGCGACCAGTACCGGGTCGCCCACGTCGTGCTGCGGCAGTTGCTGGGCGAGCGGCTCGGCGTGGATCCGGCGCGGGTGCGCTTCTTCCGCGAGCGGTGCCCCGGCTGCGGCGGGCCGCACGGCCGCCCGGCGGTGGTCGGCGTACCGCTGCACTTCTCGCTGTCCCACGCGGGGGACGCCGTACTGATGGCCTTCGCGGACGGCCCGGTCGGCGTCGACGTCGAGCGGCGTCCGGCCCCGGCGGTGGCGGCCCAGGTCGCCTCCGAACTGGCGGAGGTCCTCCATCCGGCCGAGCGCGCCGAGCTGTCGGCGCTGCCGGCCGGCGAGCGCCCCGCCGCGGTGGCCCGCTGCTGGTCGCGGAAGGAGGCCTACCTCAAGGGAGTCGGGATCGGCCTCGGCGGGAACCCGGCCCTGACGTACGTGGGGACCGGCGCGGCCCCCTCGGCTCCGCCGGGATGGGCCGTCGCCGATGTGCCCGCTTTCCCCGGATACGTTGCGGCTCGCGCCGTCCGTACGGGGCAACTTGGCCCCGATGCTTAG
- a CDS encoding acetylornithine transaminase, producing MTAHSTTTPPADRATAAPLSDRWRAVMMDTYGTPALALVRGEGSTVWDEDGRAYTDFTGGIAVNALGHAHPALVSAVQEQVARLGHVSNLFVSEPAVALAERLLALLERPGRVFFANSGAEAVEAAFKIARRTGRHHLVGTRGGFHGRTMGALALTGQPPKRAPFLPLPGEVTHVPYGDAEALRTAVTEHTAAVVLEPLQGEAGVVPAPPGYLRVAREITRATGTLLVLDEVQTGIGRTGHWFAHQAEPGAEPDVITLAKGLGGGMPIGATVAFGAAAELLTPGQHGSTFGGNPVACAAGLAVLETIEKEGLLIHAQRVGERLRLGIEALEHPLVREVRGAGLLLGIALAGPAAARVQRAAQDAGFLVNAAGADVVRLAPALTLPQDRADALLAALPGILDAS from the coding sequence GTGACGGCCCACAGCACGACGACACCGCCGGCCGACCGCGCGACGGCCGCCCCGCTTTCCGACCGCTGGCGGGCGGTGATGATGGACACCTACGGCACCCCCGCGCTGGCCCTGGTCAGGGGCGAGGGCAGCACGGTCTGGGACGAGGACGGCCGCGCGTACACGGACTTCACCGGCGGGATCGCCGTCAACGCCCTCGGGCACGCCCACCCGGCCCTGGTCTCGGCCGTCCAAGAGCAGGTCGCCCGGCTCGGACACGTGTCGAACCTGTTCGTCTCGGAGCCGGCCGTCGCGCTGGCGGAACGGCTGCTCGCCCTGCTGGAGCGGCCGGGCCGGGTGTTCTTCGCCAACTCGGGTGCGGAGGCGGTCGAAGCCGCCTTCAAGATCGCCCGTCGGACCGGCCGCCACCACCTCGTCGGGACGCGGGGCGGGTTCCACGGGCGCACCATGGGGGCCCTGGCCCTCACGGGCCAGCCGCCCAAGCGCGCGCCCTTCCTGCCGCTGCCCGGGGAGGTCACGCACGTGCCCTACGGGGACGCCGAGGCGCTCCGCACGGCCGTCACGGAGCACACGGCCGCGGTCGTACTGGAACCCCTGCAGGGCGAGGCCGGGGTCGTCCCGGCGCCCCCGGGCTACCTGCGGGTGGCCCGCGAGATCACCCGCGCCACGGGCACCCTGCTCGTCCTGGACGAGGTGCAGACCGGGATCGGCCGCACCGGCCACTGGTTCGCGCACCAGGCGGAGCCGGGAGCGGAGCCGGACGTGATCACCCTCGCCAAGGGGCTGGGCGGCGGCATGCCGATCGGCGCCACGGTCGCCTTCGGCGCCGCCGCCGAGCTGCTGACCCCCGGTCAGCACGGATCCACCTTCGGCGGCAACCCGGTGGCGTGCGCGGCCGGGCTCGCCGTCCTGGAGACCATCGAGAAGGAGGGGCTGCTCATCCACGCCCAGCGGGTGGGGGAGCGGCTGCGGCTCGGCATCGAGGCACTGGAACACCCGCTGGTCCGCGAAGTGCGGGGCGCCGGTCTGCTCCTGGGCATCGCCCTCGCCGGGCCGGCCGCCGCGCGGGTGCAGCGGGCCGCGCAGGACGCCGGGTTCCTCGTGAACGCGGCGGGCGCGGACGTCGTACGGCTGGCTCCCGCCCTGACCCTGCCGCAGGACCGGGCCGACGCCCTGCTGGCGGCGCTGCCGGGGATCCTGGACGCCTCGTAG
- a CDS encoding asparaginase → MGRIVVISTGGTIASRWQGSGFAADADGAEVMATAPLPEGVSVEVVDLFSVNSPRLTTAHQLTLLRTVHEVLADPGVDGIVVTHGTDTLEESAFLLDLHHRDARSVVFTGSQRPMGAADGDGPGNLYDALLTASKTRGLGVLITFAGRVHAARGTVKAQAVALDAFADPSKELLGKVGFGKVTMLRTPVRPEPLPLPAMPQAAAGPPRVDVVLHHVSGDAVLLNAAVAAGARGIVLVGTGAGNATPEVVDAVKAAVADGVLVALTTRVAAGPVTEIYTHGGAVDLVAAGAVPTGTLRAPQARIAVLAALLSEGDAEDRLQVLRRVLASGGSVLVPA, encoded by the coding sequence ATGGGACGCATCGTCGTCATCAGTACGGGCGGGACGATAGCCAGCCGCTGGCAGGGTTCCGGTTTCGCGGCCGATGCCGACGGGGCGGAGGTCATGGCCACCGCTCCGCTGCCGGAGGGCGTGAGCGTCGAGGTCGTCGATCTGTTCAGCGTCAACAGCCCTCGGCTGACCACCGCGCACCAGCTGACCCTGCTGCGGACCGTGCACGAGGTGCTCGCCGACCCGGGTGTGGACGGGATCGTGGTCACGCACGGTACGGACACGCTGGAGGAGTCGGCGTTCCTGCTGGACCTGCACCATCGTGACGCGCGATCCGTGGTGTTCACCGGCTCGCAGCGGCCCATGGGGGCGGCGGACGGGGACGGCCCGGGGAACCTCTACGACGCCCTGCTGACCGCGTCCAAGACGCGCGGGCTCGGCGTCCTGATCACGTTCGCGGGGCGGGTGCACGCGGCCCGGGGCACCGTGAAGGCGCAGGCGGTGGCGCTGGACGCGTTCGCCGACCCGTCGAAGGAACTGCTGGGGAAGGTCGGATTCGGCAAGGTCACCATGCTGCGGACGCCGGTGCGGCCGGAGCCGTTGCCGTTGCCGGCGATGCCGCAGGCTGCGGCGGGGCCGCCGCGGGTGGATGTCGTACTGCACCACGTGAGTGGCGACGCGGTGCTGCTGAACGCCGCGGTGGCGGCGGGGGCACGGGGGATCGTGCTGGTCGGGACCGGCGCGGGGAACGCGACGCCCGAGGTCGTCGACGCGGTGAAGGCGGCCGTCGCGGACGGTGTGCTGGTGGCGTTGACCACGCGGGTCGCGGCCGGGCCGGTGACGGAGATCTACACCCATGGGGGTGCGGTGGACCTGGTCGCGGCCGGGGCCGTGCCGACGGGGACGCTGCGGGCTCCGCAGGCGCGGATCGCGGTGCTCGCGGCGTTGCTCTCCGAGGGGGACGCGGAGGATCGGCTTCAGGTGCTGCGGCGGGTACTGGCCAGCGGTGGATCCGTGCTGGTCCCCGCCTGA
- a CDS encoding MbtH family protein, whose translation MSTNPFDDADGRFLVLVNDEGQHSLWPSFAEAPGGWTVALAETTRDACLEFIESSWTDLRPRSLAAAVEA comes from the coding sequence ATGAGCACCAACCCGTTCGACGATGCCGACGGTCGTTTCCTGGTCCTGGTGAACGACGAGGGTCAGCACTCCCTCTGGCCGTCCTTCGCCGAGGCTCCCGGTGGATGGACGGTCGCCCTCGCGGAGACCACCCGCGACGCGTGCCTGGAGTTCATCGAGTCGAGCTGGACCGACCTGCGCCCCCGGTCCCTCGCCGCGGCCGTGGAGGCCTGA
- the argJ gene encoding bifunctional glutamate N-acetyltransferase/amino-acid acetyltransferase ArgJ, protein MSVTAARGFLAGAVRAGIKESGDPDLALVVNRGPSRAAAGVFTSNRVQAAPVRWSRRVLADGRISAVVLNSGGANACTGPAGAEDTQVMAERTALAVEAASDEVAVCSTGLIGVRLPMDRVTDGIAAAAERLSPEGGEEAAVAIKTTDSVHKTAVATGPGWTVGGMAKGAGMLAPGLATMLVVLTTDADASAEVLDAALREAVRTTFDRVDSDGCMSTNDTVLLLASGSSGITPEPGELTVAVHAVCRDLALQLVADAEGASKEIEVSVVGAASEADAVEVGRSVARNNLLKCALHGEDPNWGRVLSAIGTTSAVFDADRLDVAINGVWVCRDGAGGESRDKVDLSGRRIAITVDLRSGDSSAVIWTNDLTAEYVHENSAYSS, encoded by the coding sequence GTGAGTGTGACCGCCGCCCGCGGATTCCTTGCCGGCGCCGTGCGCGCTGGCATCAAGGAATCCGGTGACCCGGACCTGGCCCTGGTGGTGAACCGGGGGCCGTCGCGCGCCGCCGCCGGTGTCTTCACCTCGAACCGCGTGCAGGCCGCGCCCGTACGCTGGTCCCGCCGCGTGCTCGCCGACGGGCGGATCTCCGCCGTCGTCCTCAACTCCGGTGGCGCGAACGCCTGTACGGGTCCTGCCGGAGCGGAGGACACCCAGGTGATGGCGGAGCGCACCGCGCTGGCCGTGGAGGCCGCCTCCGACGAGGTCGCGGTGTGCTCCACCGGCCTCATCGGCGTCCGGCTCCCCATGGACCGGGTGACGGACGGCATCGCCGCCGCCGCGGAGCGGCTGTCGCCCGAGGGCGGCGAGGAGGCGGCCGTCGCGATCAAGACGACGGACTCCGTCCACAAGACGGCGGTGGCCACCGGCCCCGGCTGGACGGTGGGCGGCATGGCGAAGGGCGCCGGAATGCTCGCCCCGGGCCTCGCCACCATGCTGGTCGTCCTGACCACGGACGCCGACGCGAGCGCCGAGGTGCTCGACGCGGCGCTGCGCGAGGCGGTGCGCACCACCTTCGACCGGGTGGACTCCGACGGCTGCATGTCCACCAACGACACCGTGCTGCTGCTCGCCTCGGGCAGCTCCGGCATCACGCCGGAACCCGGGGAACTCACCGTGGCCGTACACGCCGTCTGCCGGGACCTGGCGCTCCAGCTGGTGGCGGACGCCGAGGGCGCGTCCAAGGAGATCGAGGTGTCCGTCGTCGGCGCCGCCTCGGAGGCGGACGCGGTGGAGGTGGGCCGCTCGGTGGCCCGCAACAACCTCCTCAAGTGCGCGCTGCACGGCGAGGACCCGAACTGGGGCCGGGTGCTGTCGGCGATCGGCACCACCTCGGCCGTCTTCGACGCGGACCGGCTGGACGTGGCGATCAACGGCGTCTGGGTCTGCCGGGACGGCGCCGGCGGGGAGTCGCGGGACAAGGTCGACCTGTCCGGCCGCCGGATCGCCATCACGGTGGACCTGCGCTCCGGTGACTCCTCGGCCGTCATCTGGACCAACGACCTGACGGCCGAGTACGTGCACGAGAACAGCGCCTACAGCTCGTGA
- a CDS encoding Lrp/AsnC family transcriptional regulator yields the protein MDAIDREILRELQADGRLSNQELAQRVGLTPSPCMRRVRQLEEEGIIQGYRAVISPEAVGRGFEVLVSVEVRRDREAVEAFEAALQDIPDVIEAYRLFGSPGCLLRIAVADLRAYERLWIEQLTALSGVTEVNSQIIMKRIKEPTGLPV from the coding sequence ATGGACGCGATCGACAGAGAAATCTTGCGCGAGCTCCAGGCGGACGGCCGGCTCAGCAACCAGGAGCTGGCCCAGCGCGTGGGCCTCACCCCTTCCCCCTGCATGCGCAGGGTCCGCCAGCTCGAAGAGGAAGGGATCATCCAGGGCTACCGCGCGGTGATCTCCCCCGAGGCCGTGGGCCGCGGCTTCGAGGTCCTGGTCTCCGTGGAGGTCCGCCGCGACCGCGAGGCGGTGGAAGCCTTCGAAGCCGCCCTCCAGGACATCCCCGACGTCATCGAGGCCTACCGCCTCTTCGGCAGCCCCGGCTGCCTCCTGCGCATCGCGGTGGCCGACCTCCGCGCGTACGAACGCCTCTGGATCGAGCAGCTCACGGCCCTCTCGGGCGTCACGGAGGTCAACTCCCAGATCATCATGAAGCGCATCAAGGAACCGACGGGCCTGCCGGTGTAG
- the argB gene encoding acetylglutamate kinase: MTRTKTPDAVRAVAPGAAPVPAPRDLPWQEQLQGRTVVVKFGGNAMVDPSTQRTFAQDVVELWHAGLRPVVVHGGGPQISALLDRLGLEVRFEAGLRVTTPETMEVVRMVLTGQVQRELVGAINVHGPFAVGLSGEDAHTMTAVRRPAWVDGRPVDIGQVGDIVDVDGSAIAALLEQGRIPVVSPVARGEDGQVYNVNADLAASALAVALGADRLVVMTDVEGLYADWPHSTEVIDRLTAAELDALLPELASGMLPKMEGCLRAVRAGVGRAQVIDGRAPHALLRGVLTEDGPGTTVVPDDEPGPQGPGGKGEGA; the protein is encoded by the coding sequence ATGACGCGGACGAAGACGCCGGACGCGGTCCGGGCCGTGGCGCCGGGCGCCGCACCGGTACCGGCCCCCCGGGACCTGCCCTGGCAGGAGCAGCTCCAAGGCCGGACGGTCGTCGTCAAGTTCGGCGGCAACGCCATGGTGGATCCCTCCACGCAGCGGACGTTCGCCCAGGACGTCGTGGAGCTGTGGCACGCGGGCCTGCGGCCCGTCGTCGTCCACGGCGGAGGGCCCCAGATCAGCGCTCTCCTCGACCGCCTCGGCCTGGAGGTCCGCTTCGAGGCCGGGCTGCGGGTGACCACGCCGGAGACGATGGAGGTCGTGCGCATGGTGCTCACCGGCCAGGTCCAGCGCGAACTGGTCGGGGCCATCAACGTCCACGGGCCGTTCGCCGTGGGCCTGTCGGGCGAGGACGCCCACACGATGACCGCCGTACGGCGCCCTGCCTGGGTGGACGGCCGGCCGGTGGACATCGGCCAGGTCGGCGACATCGTGGACGTGGACGGCAGCGCGATCGCCGCACTGCTGGAGCAGGGCCGCATCCCCGTGGTCTCGCCCGTCGCGCGCGGCGAGGACGGCCAGGTCTACAACGTCAACGCCGACCTCGCGGCCTCGGCCCTGGCCGTGGCCCTCGGGGCGGACCGGCTCGTGGTGATGACCGACGTCGAGGGACTGTACGCGGACTGGCCGCACAGCACCGAGGTGATCGACCGCCTGACGGCCGCAGAGCTGGACGCCCTGCTGCCGGAGCTGGCGAGCGGCATGCTCCCGAAGATGGAGGGCTGCCTGCGCGCCGTACGGGCCGGCGTCGGCCGGGCGCAGGTCATCGACGGCCGGGCGCCGCACGCCCTGCTGCGCGGAGTCCTCACCGAGGACGGACCCGGCACCACGGTGGTGCCGGACGACGAGCCCGGGCCGCAGGGCCCGGGCGGCAAGGGGGAGGGCGCGTGA